In the Gemmatimonadota bacterium genome, CGCGAACGCCGCCGAGTCCGAGCGCACCCGGGTCGCCACCGCCGTGTCCGGGGTCGATGATGACGACCGGGGGACCCTCGAGCTCGGTGGGGGAAAGGCCCGGGCGGCCGCCGTCCGGGGCTCCGCCGCTTCCCGCGCCACCTGCGGACGGCACCGCCTCGACGACTGCGGCTCTTCCGGGCGATACGCCTGCGCCGGCTCGATTCTCCTGAGACCGGGGGCTCTCTGCGGCGACGCCGCCCCAGCTCTGCGGAGTCGTCGCTTCGAGGGTCAGCGTGGCGGCCTCGAAATCGTAGTAGGCGCCGAGACGTTCGACGAGTACCTCGGAAACCAGTTGCAGAGGCACCCAGGCCTCGTCGGGTGTCGAAAAGGGAGCGTCGGTGAGGTGAACGACATCGTCGTTCCATTTGAGGAAAGGCGATCCGAAGTCGAGCGCGACCAGGGTGCCGTCGGGACCCTCGAGCGTCACCCCTCCCTGGAACCCGGTCGCGCTCCATCCCAACGTCGTGAAGGTCGAGAGCGGCACCGCTGTCGGTCCGGTCCGGAACGAAATGGGCACCTGGCTTCCGGTCCCGTCGACGAATTCGATGCGAAGCTCGACCTCCTGGGTCGCCGCTTGGGGAGGCACGGCGAAGGCGAGCGCCAGAAGCAACGCGATCAGCAGGCGACCTCTCCCAAGCCTGCCGGACCCGACGAGACCGCTCGCCGGGCGGCTCATCCGGACCTCATCGCACGCCTGGCCTCGCGATCCTGCTCGCGTCGCCTGATGACCTCCCGCTTGTCGTGGAGCTTCCTTCCACGCGCCACGCCGAGCTCCAGCTTGACTCTACCGCGGACGAAATAGACCGAGAGCGGCACCAGGGTCAGGCCCTTCTCCTCCACGGCGGTCGCCAGACCCCGTATCTCGCGCTGATGGGCCAGTAGTCGACGGGACCTGACCGGATCGACGTTCTGCTCCCCCGCTTCCTTGTACGGACTGACGTGCAGGGAGTGGAGCCAGAGCTCGCCTGCGCGGACCGACGCGTACGCGTCGTTAAAGGAGAGCCTTGCGGCGCGAATCGACTTGACCTCGGGCCCGCGCAGCTCGATGCCGACCTCAAGGGTGTCGATGATCTCGAACTCGTGGCGCGCCTTGCGATTGCGGGCGACGAGCTTCCGGCCGTCCGGGCTCATCAGAAGATGAGGACGGGTGTGCCGACCTCCACCAGGTGCATCAGCGAGCGAGCGGACTCGTTGGTGAGACGGATGCACCCGTGCGAAACGCGCCGCGCCTCCGGATCCGCGTTCATGATGAGCTCCGGCCTTCCCGTCCCGTGGATGGCGATGCCGTCGCCCAGATAGATGGCGGTGTTGCCCATCACCCCCGCCATGATCCTGACGGGCGAGTCCTTGGGTGGCACCGGCCGACCGTTTTCCACGAAGTGCCAGTCCGGCGCCTTCCAGAGCGGATCGCGTTCCATCCTCTTGATGTGGAAGAGGCCTCGCGGCGTGGAGAAATCCCAATCCCACTCCTCGGACGAGAGCTGGAAGCCGTTTCCGGTACCCGCCGGAGCGCTCCAGATGGATTTGCTCCCGTCGAAGAGGTAGACGCGGTTTTCGCGGAGGTGCACGACCACGTAGGGAGAATCCTGGTCGAGGAGAGGGCGGTCGAGCTCCACCGAGAACTCGGACCTGGAAGCGTAGTAGCTCGCCGCAGTGGGCGAAGTGGAGTCGAATTGGGCGTGGAGATCCGCCGTGCTCCCGACCGCGATCGCTAGGGCGAAACCGACATGCAGGTTCGAGAGGCGATGCCGAAGGAGGCAAGGAGCGGAGTCCATCTCGAGTGACCGGAGTCTAAGCGGGCTCGACCGCCTTCTCCCCGCCAGCCGCGGATTCGTCACCGGCGGTTCCGTCGTTCGCCTGCCCTTCGGCCACTCGCTCGGCCTGGCGCGCGGCTTCCACACCCGCCTTGTAGGCTTCCTTGGACGCGGAAAGCCGTTCCTCCAGGTCCCGGCGAGCATCGGTGGCGGCCCTGCGACCGGCGTCGACCGCGTCCTTGACCGACCCCAATCTTTCGCGGGCGCCTTCTCGGGCCGCTTCGATCCCTTCGCCCAGGTGGCGTTGCGCGTCCCGGACGGTGGTTCCCGCCGCAACTCGCAGTTTCTTGGCGCCTTCACGTATGCTCTTCTGGGTTTCCACCCCGGACTGAGGAGCGAGCAGGAGGGCGACGCCGGCACCGATCACGGCCCCGACCAGAAAGGCTGCCAGATGGGATCCGGCATCCTCGCGCTCCACCAGAACCACTTGCTTTCGTTCGTTGCCCGACATGTCTTCATCCATGGATTAAAGTGCTTCCGTCCGGGGACTCGCTTCCCCCTCAATTAAAGTAACAGCCTCGATCAGTTCCATTCCGAGCAGTTTCACCTGCCAGCGTCGCACGCTCTCGACCGCCGCGAGTTCCTCCATGGATTCCGGCATCCGCCGCACGATGTCGGCGATGGCGGCGTTGGAGAGCAGCTTGCCCGGACTCAGGCCGAGCTCGTCGGCTCTCCGGTTGCGGAGAACCCTGGCCTGCTGGAAGGCCGGCTCGAGATCGGGGCGCACACGCACGGATCCTCGGCGAGGCATCTTGTCGAGCGGGGCGATCTCGCGCTCCGGAATTCCTTCCGTCTCCCCGAGCCGCTGAATCAGGTCGTCGCCCGCGTATCTGGCCAGAGCTCGCGGAAATCCTCGGACGCGCTGGAGTTCGGCTTGGGATTCCGGCCGTCGAAGGGCCACCTCGAGCAGCGCCTTGTCACCGATCACACGGAACGGGGCGGCATCCCTGCGTCTGGCGATCCAGTCCCGCCAGTCGAGTGCGACACGCAGCGCCTCGAGTTCCCGCGGGGAGAGGTGGAAGGCCCCCTTGACCCTGGCGGCGAGCTCGTAGTCGGCAGGTTCCACCCAGCCGTCTGCTGCCGAGACGAGCGCCTCGCACTCTTCACGGAACCAGGTTTCGCGCTCCAGCTCGTCGAGTTCGGAGAGAAGAGCGTCGGCCAGATCGAAGAGGTGGCGGGTGTCGCTGGCGGCGTACCTGAGCATCGCCTCCGGGAGGGGGCGCACCGCCCAATCCGCCCGCTGATATTCCTTGGGCAGAACGAAGCCGAGCCGTGACTCCACGAGCGAACCGAGGCCGGTGCCGTTCACCCCGAGCAGCTCGGCTGCGATATGGGTGTCGAAAAGAGATCGCACCGCGATGTCCCAGTCGCGCTTGAGCAGTCGGAGATCGTGCGAAGCGCCGTGCATCACGACCTCGGTGGCGGGGTCCTCGAGCATCGGGCGGAGCAGCTCCCCGACGTCGAAGGCGAAAGGGTCGAGTACGAAGTCCGCTTCGTCCACGGTCACCTGCGCAAGGCAGATCCGGTCCGAATAACGGTGGTAGCCGGCGGCCTCGAGGTCGAGGGCGACTCGGTCCGCCGAACGGAGCCGGCCGGCGATCGTCGCGCCCGCCTCCTCGCTGTCGATCATGTGGAAGGCCACAGTCAGTCGACGCCTCTTGAATTCCCGGCCACCCGACCGCAATCCGGGAAAGGGATCGGCGGCGGCGCTACATGAAGAGGTCGCATCATGGGGTGAACATAATCATACCTGAGGCCCGCACTACCTCCGTAAACTTCACGGTCTGTCGACCACCGTCCCCGAAGCGTCTTGCACTATCCGCCGTCATCCGCGAAAGTTGGGTTGGGCGCGATCATGGTCCTTCGCCCGCCTTCCTTCGCTTAGTGGGCGGCTTTCGCCGCCTACTCCCATCCGCCAATCCCGTCATGAGAACCCGCCAGCTTGTCACGCTGCTTTCCTCCGTCGCGTTCGTCCCTGCCTGCCAGACCGCCGACGAGCACCCTCTTCCGGAAGAGATCGCTCGTCCCGCCGGGACCGAGTTCGAAGGTCCGGCGTTCGAGTTCGAAGAGGTGGTGCAGGGTGTCTATCACGCTCGTGGAACCGGGGAACTTGCGGTGGGTTCGCACGGAGCGGTGATCGTCAACGAGGACGACGTGCTTCTGGTCGAGTCGCACATCTCTCCGGCGGCCGCATGGGCGGTCGTGGAGGAGATCGAGGCGCTGACCGATAAGCCGGTAAGGTTCGTGGTCAACACGCACTTCCATTTCGATCACGCCCACGGCAATGGGATCTATCCTCCCGAGGTCCAGGTGATCGGCCACGAAGTCACCCGCGAAATGATCGAGAGCGGGGCTTCGATGGGTCGCTCCTACCAGTTGTTTCTGGGAGGCCTTCCCGACCAGGTGGCGGCGCTGGAAGAACGGGTGGCGACAGCCGAAGACGAGGAGGAGCGCACCGAACTCCAGGGCCGGCTCGATTACGCCCGCAACTATCTGGAGGGGCAGCGAGACCTCGTGCCGAACGGTCCGAACGCGACCCTCTCCGAGCGAATGACCCTCCACCGCGGCGAGCGCGAGATCCAGCTGCTCTTCTTCGGCCGCGGGCATACCGGCGGAGACGTCGTGGTCTACCTGCCGAGGGAACGGGTGCTCGTAACCGGTGATCTGCTCGTACCCGGTCTGCCCTTCATGGGCGACGGCTTCATCGCGGAGTGGGACGACACGCTTGAACGGCTCAAGGCGCTTGATTTCGACTGGATCCTCCCGGGCCACGGCAACCCCTTCCGCGACAAGGAACGGATTTCCTACCTGCAGGAGTACATGCGCGACCTCCAGGCGCAGGCCGAGGCCCTCCACGCCGAAGGACTCACCTACGAGGAGGCGGCGGCGCGAATCGACATGTCGAGCCACGGCGAACGCTACCCCCAGATCGCGGGAACGGGCGTGCCGGCCGTGACCGTTCAGCGAATCTTCGAGCTGCTGGAAAGCGGAGGCTGACTCTCGTTCGATGGCCGGCTCCGGCGTTCGGACGCCCTCGCCGGTTGCGACGGTCCGGCGCCCGTGCGACATTCGGAGCGGCCGACCGGTGAGGGCGCACTCTTCCGCCGTCCGCTGAACGACCCCACGTCCGCATCGACCCCCTGACGCCGGAGAATCGAGTGCTGAGGACCAAGATCGTGTGCACGCTCGGTCCCGCCACCCAGGATCCCGACGTAGTGCTGGGCATGGCAAAGCGCGGAATGAACGTAGCGCGCATCAACATGTCGCACGGTTCCTACGAGGCTCACACCGCCGCGGTCAAGGCTGTGCGCGAGGCCTCGCAGGAGGTGGACAGACCGATCGCCGTCATGGCGGACCTGCAAGGTCCCAAGATCCGCGTCGGCTCTCTTTCCAGCACCATTCACGTCGGCTACGGCGAGGAAGTGGTGCTGGCCCACACCAGGTACGCACGGCCGGGCGACCTCCCGGTCACCTACGAGCCCCTCGCTCGCGACACCTCCAAGGGCGACATCGTCTTCATCGACGACGGTCGCATCGAGCTTCGCCGTACCGACGACGACCCGGAGCGCGCGCGCTTCGAGGTCGTCTACGGCGGCCCGATCCGATCGAACAAGGGCATCAACCTGCCCACCGCCGAGCTTAGCACGCCTTCCCTTACCGAAAAGGATCTGGCGGACCTCGATTTCGCCCTCGGTCTCGGCATCGAGTGCATCGCTCTATCCTTCGTGCGCGACGTTCAGGACGTGATCGATCTGAAGGACCGCGTCAGCGGACAGTCTCTCGTGGTATCGAAGATCGAGAAGGTGATGGCCATCCATCAAATCGAGGCCATCCTGACCGAGACCGACATGGCGATGATCGCTCGCGGAGATCTCGGCGTCGAACTGCCCTTCGAACGCGTTCCTCTGGTCCAGAAGCGCATCATCCAACTCGCCAACTACTACGCCCGTCCGGTAATCACCGCGACACAGATGCTCGAGTCGATGCTGGTGGCGCAACGTCCGACTCGTGCCGAGGCATCCGACGTCGCGAACGCCATCCTCGACGGGACCGACGCCGTCATGCTCTCCGGCGAAACCGCAGTGGGAACCCATCCCCTTACCGCGCTCGACGCTCTCATCCGGATCGGAACCGAGATCGAGCGGAGCGGCTTTCTCGTGCGTGGCCCCCGTTACCTCCATGCGCGGGGCATCCAGGCGCGCGGCGGCGCCTCCTCTCGCGAACACGCGGTGGCCAAGTCGACTGTCGACGCCGTCAGACGGGTGGGGGCTCCGGCGATCATCGTCCTAACGCGATCAGGCTCCTCGGCCAGGTTGGTATCGTCCTACCGTCCCTCGGTTCCGATCTTCGCGGTGACCCCGGACCGATACACCCACCGCCAGCTCGCGGCGGTCTGGGGCGTGCGCCCGGTCCTCGCGTCCCGCCACCAGTCGAACTACCAGAGCCAGCGGGAGTGCGGTCGGAACGCGGTCCTCGAAAGCGGCATCGGCGAACCCGGCGCTCCCGTGCCCGTGACGGCCGGCATCCCCTTCGACCAGAGCGGATCGACCAACATGATGCGGCTCGAGACGCTGTGAGCCCTTCCGGGCCGATCGGACGTAACGCGTGAAGCTGACCTTTCTCGGAACCGGCACCTCCTTCGGCGTTCCGGTAATCGGATGCGATTGCGACACCTGCGCGTCGCCCGATCCGCGCGACCGACGCACGCGCCACGCGGCTATCGTGGAGGCAGGAGGCAGGAGCCTGCTCGTCGACACGCCTCCCGAACTTCGGATCCAGCTGCTGCGGGCGGGTGTCACAAACCTCGACGCCGTGTGGTACACCCACACTCACGCCGATCACATCCACGGCATCGACGACCTCAGGGTGTTTCAGAAGAAAGGGCCGGTGCGTGTCTTCATATCCGCCGAGCACAAGAGGCGGGTGGTGTCGAGTTTTCCCTACATTTTCGGAGCCGACGCCCACGCCGGGCCGAGGAGCACCATCCCCAAGATCGATCTGCGCATCTTCGATGGAACGGAGCCCCTGCGCCTGCTCGGACACCAGGCGACTCCCCTTCGGGTTCCGCACGGCCGGGGACGCAGCTACGGCCTGCGCATCGGACCCCTCGGATACGTGACCGACGCCAAGTCGCTCCCCGACCGCACTCTAAGGGCGCTCGAGGGCGTGCGCGTTCTCGTGCTCAACGCGCTCTGGTTCGGCGACCCGCACCCGGCCCACTTCTCCGTCGAGGAAGCCGTGGAGGCGGCCAGGCAGGTGGGGGCCGAGCGAACCTACCTGACTCACCTGACTCACCGCGTCTCCCAGAAGGAGCTCGACCAACGGCTACCGGACGGATTCTTCGCGGCCTATGACGGACTCACGATCGAGGTTCCGTCGGCACCTTCCGAAGAACGGAACAGCCGATGACCGACGCCGGGCGCAACGCCGAAATCGCGCCGGAAGAGCTTCTCCGGCTCGATCTCGCGAACCTGCCAGTCCCGATCCGAAGACCGGACGGGTCGGACGGTCGGACTGCGGAAAGGCCTGAGGACGACTTCCGGGCCGCGCTGACCGGCATCGGGCGCCGACGCGCGGAAGGGGAACTGGCATTCCTGGATCTCGTTCACGACCGCGACCTGGTCGAGGAGGTGAAGCGAACGGCGGACCGGCGAAGCTACGAGGACGTGATCGTGTTCGGCATCGGTGGCTCCGCACTCGGAACCAGGGCCCTTCGCGACGCCATCCTGGGACCGGCTTGGAACGCTGACGCGCGCAACCGGCGCGGCCTGCCGAGGCTGCACGTCGTGGACAACCCGGATCCCGACACCGTCGGCTCCCTGCTCGCCCGCGTGGATCCGGCGAAGACTCTCTACAACGTGGTCTCCAAGTCGGGACGAACCACCGAGACCTTGGCACTTTACCTGACCGCCACGGAATCGATCGCCAGGGCGCTCGGCAGCCGAGCGACGGCCGATCGCCTCGTCTTCACGACCTCCCCGGACAGCGGCCCGCTGCGCCGGATCGCCCGGGACGAGGGGATCGCCACGTTCTCGATACCCACC is a window encoding:
- a CDS encoding YtxH domain-containing protein, giving the protein MSGNERKQVVLVEREDAGSHLAAFLVGAVIGAGVALLLAPQSGVETQKSIREGAKKLRVAAGTTVRDAQRHLGEGIEAAREGARERLGSVKDAVDAGRRAATDARRDLEERLSASKEAYKAGVEAARQAERVAEGQANDGTAGDESAAGGEKAVEPA
- a CDS encoding N-acetylmuramoyl-L-alanine amidase, with protein sequence MSRPASGLVGSGRLGRGRLLIALLLALAFAVPPQAATQEVELRIEFVDGTGSQVPISFRTGPTAVPLSTFTTLGWSATGFQGGVTLEGPDGTLVALDFGSPFLKWNDDVVHLTDAPFSTPDEAWVPLQLVSEVLVERLGAYYDFEAATLTLEATTPQSWGGVAAESPRSQENRAGAGVSPGRAAVVEAVPSAGGAGSGGAPDGGRPGLSPTELEGPPVVIIDPGHGGGDPGALGLGGVREKDIALAVGRELARILEEDGRVEVRMTRSTDRFVPIWERGELATGWKGDRPGIFVSLHANSLPSVRSLRGFETYFLAESRTDHEARLTAIENAPLAIRGQEFDPQAMPEIDHILRDLRAHGLENWSSLLAELVQEEMGSFHPGPDRGVRQGVLAVLTNALMPSVLVEVGYLSNADEALVLVQPEFQEEAAAAVARAVISFFGRYPPGSPSLKEVDRGGPGR
- a CDS encoding MBL fold metallo-hydrolase, with protein sequence MKLTFLGTGTSFGVPVIGCDCDTCASPDPRDRRTRHAAIVEAGGRSLLVDTPPELRIQLLRAGVTNLDAVWYTHTHADHIHGIDDLRVFQKKGPVRVFISAEHKRRVVSSFPYIFGADAHAGPRSTIPKIDLRIFDGTEPLRLLGHQATPLRVPHGRGRSYGLRIGPLGYVTDAKSLPDRTLRALEGVRVLVLNALWFGDPHPAHFSVEEAVEAARQVGAERTYLTHLTHRVSQKELDQRLPDGFFAAYDGLTIEVPSAPSEERNSR
- the pyk gene encoding pyruvate kinase; translated protein: MLRTKIVCTLGPATQDPDVVLGMAKRGMNVARINMSHGSYEAHTAAVKAVREASQEVDRPIAVMADLQGPKIRVGSLSSTIHVGYGEEVVLAHTRYARPGDLPVTYEPLARDTSKGDIVFIDDGRIELRRTDDDPERARFEVVYGGPIRSNKGINLPTAELSTPSLTEKDLADLDFALGLGIECIALSFVRDVQDVIDLKDRVSGQSLVVSKIEKVMAIHQIEAILTETDMAMIARGDLGVELPFERVPLVQKRIIQLANYYARPVITATQMLESMLVAQRPTRAEASDVANAILDGTDAVMLSGETAVGTHPLTALDALIRIGTEIERSGFLVRGPRYLHARGIQARGGASSREHAVAKSTVDAVRRVGAPAIIVLTRSGSSARLVSSYRPSVPIFAVTPDRYTHRQLAAVWGVRPVLASRHQSNYQSQRECGRNAVLESGIGEPGAPVPVTAGIPFDQSGSTNMMRLETL
- a CDS encoding HRDC domain-containing protein; the protein is MIDSEEAGATIAGRLRSADRVALDLEAAGYHRYSDRICLAQVTVDEADFVLDPFAFDVGELLRPMLEDPATEVVMHGASHDLRLLKRDWDIAVRSLFDTHIAAELLGVNGTGLGSLVESRLGFVLPKEYQRADWAVRPLPEAMLRYAASDTRHLFDLADALLSELDELERETWFREECEALVSAADGWVEPADYELAARVKGAFHLSPRELEALRVALDWRDWIARRRDAAPFRVIGDKALLEVALRRPESQAELQRVRGFPRALARYAGDDLIQRLGETEGIPEREIAPLDKMPRRGSVRVRPDLEPAFQQARVLRNRRADELGLSPGKLLSNAAIADIVRRMPESMEELAAVESVRRWQVKLLGMELIEAVTLIEGEASPRTEAL
- the smpB gene encoding SsrA-binding protein SmpB, encoding MSPDGRKLVARNRKARHEFEIIDTLEVGIELRGPEVKSIRAARLSFNDAYASVRAGELWLHSLHVSPYKEAGEQNVDPVRSRRLLAHQREIRGLATAVEEKGLTLVPLSVYFVRGRVKLELGVARGRKLHDKREVIRRREQDREARRAMRSG
- a CDS encoding L,D-transpeptidase — encoded protein: MDSAPCLLRHRLSNLHVGFALAIAVGSTADLHAQFDSTSPTAASYYASRSEFSVELDRPLLDQDSPYVVVHLRENRVYLFDGSKSIWSAPAGTGNGFQLSSEEWDWDFSTPRGLFHIKRMERDPLWKAPDWHFVENGRPVPPKDSPVRIMAGVMGNTAIYLGDGIAIHGTGRPELIMNADPEARRVSHGCIRLTNESARSLMHLVEVGTPVLIF
- a CDS encoding MBL fold metallo-hydrolase — protein: MRTRQLVTLLSSVAFVPACQTADEHPLPEEIARPAGTEFEGPAFEFEEVVQGVYHARGTGELAVGSHGAVIVNEDDVLLVESHISPAAAWAVVEEIEALTDKPVRFVVNTHFHFDHAHGNGIYPPEVQVIGHEVTREMIESGASMGRSYQLFLGGLPDQVAALEERVATAEDEEERTELQGRLDYARNYLEGQRDLVPNGPNATLSERMTLHRGEREIQLLFFGRGHTGGDVVVYLPRERVLVTGDLLVPGLPFMGDGFIAEWDDTLERLKALDFDWILPGHGNPFRDKERISYLQEYMRDLQAQAEALHAEGLTYEEAAARIDMSSHGERYPQIAGTGVPAVTVQRIFELLESGG